One genomic region from Desmonostoc muscorum LEGE 12446 encodes:
- a CDS encoding plasmid mobilization protein, with protein sequence MQPDPRTNLSNQLADTLTNRSVAPDEKREVTITFRASYAEKARLEQRCSGVVQSDYIRARLFDYPLPHPKLIIPEVNRQAIYELKKIGNNLNQQTRAINEAVKIGSQPLSNEVKSYLKTIEELTVLLEHTRQSLTQASLERQGNDYQSQG encoded by the coding sequence ATGCAGCCAGACCCCCGTACCAATCTTAGCAATCAACTAGCTGACACATTAACCAATCGGTCAGTTGCACCAGATGAAAAGCGAGAAGTAACCATCACGTTTAGGGCTAGCTATGCTGAGAAAGCTAGACTAGAGCAGCGTTGCAGTGGAGTGGTGCAAAGTGACTATATAAGAGCGAGATTATTTGACTACCCTTTACCACATCCTAAGTTAATCATTCCCGAAGTGAACCGACAGGCTATCTACGAGCTAAAGAAGATTGGGAACAACCTAAATCAACAGACTAGAGCTATTAACGAAGCTGTAAAAATTGGTAGCCAACCCCTGAGTAATGAGGTGAAATCATATCTGAAAACTATTGAAGAATTGACAGTCCTTTTAGAACATACTCGCCAATCACTCACTCAAGCATCGCTAGAAAGGCAGGGCAATGATTACCAAAGTCAAGGCTAA